One genomic window of Arachis hypogaea cultivar Tifrunner chromosome 8, arahy.Tifrunner.gnm2.J5K5, whole genome shotgun sequence includes the following:
- the LOC112707383 gene encoding protein PAT1 homolog yields the protein MVDMDVFGAGGNLGGAPTTEDLRQLGGASSENAVFDASQYDFFGKDFVEEVELGGLEDEDGELPPVGFDEEEEIFFNREEGDDLRSTSEVDDLTTTFSKLNKDVSGSSAGLIGEHGSRENSSAAERAHRDDIYNWYDQHDYDSEGGQDLKRWSSQPHNSLALLQESKGLLYRTSSYPDQQQHQHFSSEPIMVPKSSFSSYPHFGGMQQQDSPNQSMGHLNIPFHAGGSQMPMSSPNQSHLPNSQIPLAGLSHGSHFGGNLHQFPSGSPVNNRMPNQWLNQGELYSGDPPNILNNLLQQQLPLHNGSIRPHLVTQMQQQQQEQQQRMRPPQPSTGYLPGLQSHLFNPSISSGLPFDQMAGLMELRDQIPKSAQRGRQNFRFPPQGFDISNMKSNIGWPRFRSKHMSTEEIENILRVQLAATHSNDPYVDDYYNQACLAKRSAGAKLRHHFCPNQIRELPLRASTNTEQHAFLQVDALGRVPFSSIRRPRPLLEVDPPNSSPAGGNEQNISEKPLEKEPMLAARVTIEDGLCLLLDVDDIDRFLQFNQLQDGGIQLKRKRQSLLEGLAASLQLVDPLGKTGHTVGLAAKDDLVFLRIVSLPKGRKLLAKYLQLLFPGGELMRIVCMAIFRHLRFLFGGLPSDPVAAETVSNLARVVSKCIREMDLGALSACLAAVVCSSEQPPLRPLGSPAGDGASLVLVSVLEKATELLTDPHAASHYNIANRSLWQASFDEFFGLLTKYCVTKYDSVMQSLLVQGIPNMGGIGSDAARAISREMPVELLRASLPHTDDRQKKLLLDFAQRSMPVVGFNSNGGGNGGHVNSESVLS from the exons ATGGTGGATATGGATGTGTTTGGAGCTGGGGGTAATCTTGGAGGAGCTCCTACCACAGAGGATCTTAGGCAATTAGGGGGTGCTTCCTCAG AAAATGCAGTATTTGATGCATCACAATATGacttttttggaaaagattttgttGAGGAAGTGGAGTTGGGGGGTTTAGAAGATGAAGATGGTGAATTGCCTCCTGTTGGATTTGATGAAGAGGAGGAGATTTTTTTCAATAGAGAAGAG GGTGACGATTTAAGATCTACTTCAGAGGTTGACGATCTCACAACAACATTTTCAAAG TTGAACAAGGATGTTAGTGGGTCAAGTGCTGGACTCATTGGTGAACATGGATCAAGAGAAA ATTCATCTGCTGCTGAACGGGCACATAGGGATGATATTTATAATTGGTATGATCAGCATGATTATGACAGTGAAGGTGGTCAGGATCTCAAAAGATGGTCATCACAACCACATAATTCATTGGCTCTGTTACAAGAGTCTAAGGGCTTGTTGTATAGAACATCCTCATATCCTGATCAGCAGCAACATCAACATTTTTCTAGTGAACCAATTATGGTGCcaaaatcttctttttcttcttatcctCACTTTGGTGGCATGCAACAACAAGATTCCCCAAATCAGAGCATGGGCCATCTGAATATCCCATTTCATGCTGGTGGGTCACAGATGCCAATGTCTTCACCTAATCAATCTCATTTGCCTAACTCCCAGATCCCATTGGCTGGCCTTTCCCATGGGTCTCATTTTGGTGGGAATTTGCATCAGTTTCCTAGTGGATCTCCTGTTAATAATCGAATGCCGAATCAATGGCTCAACCAAGGTGAATTATATTCTGGAGATCCTCCCAACATTCTGAACAATTTATTGCAGCAGCAATTACCTCTTCATAATGGATCAATACGTCCTCACTTAGTGACTCAGATGCAGCAGCAGCAACAGGAACAGCAGCAGAGGATGCGTCCCCCTCAGCCTTCAACAGGATATTTACCTGGTTTGCAGTCCCATTTATTTAACCCTAGTATTTCCTCAGGTTTACCCTTTGATCAGATGGCTGGGCTAATGGAACTAAGGGATCAAATACCAAAATCAGCTCAAAGAGGTAGACAGAACTTTCGGTTCCCCCCTCAGGGTTTTGATATAAGTAACATGAAGAGTAATATCGGATGGCCTCGATTTAGGTCTAAGCATATGTCAACTGAGGAAATTGAGAATATTCTGAGAGTGCAGCTTGCAGCAACTCATAGTAATGATCCATATGTAGATGATTATTACAACCAAGCCTGTCTTGCGAAAAGATCAGCAGGTGCTAAGCTGAGGCATCACTTTTGTCCAAATCAAATAAGGGAACTCCCTCTGCGAGCCTCTACTAATACTGAACAACATGCATTTCTTCAGGTTGATGCTCTAGGAAGGGTTCCTTTCTCATCAATCCGGAGGCCCCGTCCTCTTCTAGAAGTTGATCCTCCAAATTCCTCTCCAGCTGGTGGCAATGAGCAAAATATATCAGAGAAGCCCCTTGAAAAGGAGCCAATGCTTGCAGCAAGGGTCACAATTGAGGATGGTCTTTGTCTTCTTCTTGATGTAGATGATATTGATCGTTTCCTACAGTTTAATCAGCTTCAGGATGGTGGAATTCAGTTAAAACGGAAGCGGCAGAGTCTTCTGGAAGGACTTGCAGCATCACTTCAGTTAGTTGATCCACTGGGAAAGACTGGACATACAGTTGGGCTTGCTGCAAAAGATGACCTTGTGTTTCTCAGGATAGTTTCTCTACCCAAGGGTCGGAAGCTTCTTGCTAAGTATCTTCAGCTGCTTTTTCCAGGTGGTGAGCTAATGCGAATTGTGTGCATGGCAATCTTTCGTCATTTGAGATTCTTATTTGGTGGTCTTCCCTCAGATCCAGTTGCTGCAGAAACTGTAAGTAACCTTGCAAGGGTTGTTTCAAAGTGCATCCGTGAAATGGATCTTGGTGCACTAAGTGCTTGTCTAGCAGCAGTTGTTTGTTCTTCTGAGCAGCCTCCTCTACGTCCACTTGGAAGCCCTGCTGGAGATGGGGCTTCCCTTGTTTTGGTGTCTGTGCTTGAGAAGGCAACTGAACTTCTGACTGATCCTCATGCTGCTAGCCATTATAATATTGCAAATCGTTCCCTTTGGCAGGCTTCATTTGATGAATTCTTTGGCCTTCTGACCAAGTATTGTGTGACCAAATATGACAGTGTCATGCAATCATTGCTTGTTCAAGGTATACCAAATATGGGTGGTATTGGCTCAGATGCTGCCAGAGCTATTAGTAGGGAAATGCCAGTTGAGCTCTTACGGGCCAGTCTACCCCACACTGATGATCGCCAGAAAAAGCTATTGCTTGATTTTGCTCAGCGCTCTATGCCCGTAGTTGGATTCAACAGTAATGGTGGCGGTAATGGTGGCCATGTGAACTCGGAGTCAGTGCTGAGTTGA